The proteins below come from a single Enterobacteriaceae endosymbiont of Donacia fulgens genomic window:
- the rplU gene encoding 50S ribosomal protein L21 produces MYAVFDSCGKQYKVIQGQTIKVEKIIGNIGDKIEFKNVLIIYNKDKINIGNPIIPGAKIIAQLILHGKNKKIKIIKFRRRKHFRKTQGHRQLFTNIKILKIKYSI; encoded by the coding sequence ATGTATGCTGTTTTTGATAGTTGTGGTAAACAATATAAAGTTATTCAAGGTCAAACTATTAAAGTAGAAAAAATTATAGGTAATATTGGAGATAAAATTGAATTTAAAAATGTTTTAATAATATATAATAAAGATAAAATTAATATAGGAAATCCTATTATTCCAGGAGCTAAAATAATAGCACAATTAATTTTACATGGTAAAAATAAAAAAATTAAGATAATTAAATTTCGTAGAAGAAAACATTTTAGAAAAACACAAGGACATCGTCAATTATTTACTAATATAAAAATTCTTAAAATTAAATATTCAATATAG
- the rpmA gene encoding 50S ribosomal protein L27 translates to MAHKKAGGSSRNGRDSHSKRLGIKCFGGEKVKPGYILIRQRGNKFHAGDNVGCGKDHTLFSKIEGIVKFTNKGIKKKKYINVVSI, encoded by the coding sequence ATGGCACATAAAAAGGCTGGAGGTTCCTCCAGAAATGGTCGAGATTCACATTCTAAAAGATTAGGAATTAAATGCTTTGGAGGAGAAAAAGTAAAACCAGGATATATTTTAATAAGACAAAGAGGTAATAAATTTCATGCTGGAGATAATGTAGGATGTGGTAAAGATCATACTTTATTTTCTAAAATAGAAGGAATTGTTAAATTTACTAATAAGGGGATAAAAAAAAAAAAATATATTAATGTTGTTTCTATTTAA